In Tessaracoccus sp. MC1865, the DNA window TGAGGCCGGCACGGAGCGGCCGTTCACCGGCGAATACACCGACACCGAGGACGAGGGTGTCTACGAATGCCGGGGCTGCGGCGCGGAACTGTTCCGCAGCAATGAGAAGTTCCACTCAAACTGCGGCTGGCCCAGCTTCTTCGCCCCGCTCGCGGAGGAACGCGTCCGCTACATCGAGGACAGGTCGCTGCCCGGTCGCCCCCGCGTCGAGGTGCGGTGCAGCAACTGTGACGGGCATCTTGGCCACGTCTTCGAGGGCGAGGGTTATGAGACGCCCACCGACCTGCGCTTCTGCATCAATTCCGTATCCCTGAACCTGCGCCGTTCCTGACCCGCCGTTCTCGGCGCGCCACCGCCGAAAAGGGCGGCGGCGCGCTTAGAGTGGCGACGTGCCCGCGAATGTCACCAGCATCACTCCAGAGCCGTTCAGCCGCGCTCTCCGGGAGTTGACGGCCATGAACTGGCGTTCCGGCATCACCGCGGACGAGATCGGCTCTCCACAGCGCATCGCGCCCTACTCGGTGGCCATCGCCGCCGAGCTGCTGGACGACGACGAGCCCTTGGCAACCGGGCGCCTGATCCTGCTCCACGATCCCGCGGGCAACGACGCATGGGCCGGCACCTTCCGCCTCGTGACCTACGTGCGCGCCGAGGTGGACCTGGACATGGTCACAGACCCGCTTCTCCCTGAAGTGGCGTGGTCATGGTTGACCGA includes these proteins:
- the msrB gene encoding peptide-methionine (R)-S-oxide reductase MsrB produces the protein MTDQYVPKLIKPDTEWREQLSKMEYHVLREAGTERPFTGEYTDTEDEGVYECRGCGAELFRSNEKFHSNCGWPSFFAPLAEERVRYIEDRSLPGRPRVEVRCSNCDGHLGHVFEGEGYETPTDLRFCINSVSLNLRRS
- a CDS encoding DUF3000 domain-containing protein, producing MPANVTSITPEPFSRALRELTAMNWRSGITADEIGSPQRIAPYSVAIAAELLDDDEPLATGRLILLHDPAGNDAWAGTFRLVTYVRAEVDLDMVTDPLLPEVAWSWLTEALESHGCDASALAGTVTASYGRGFGEMVQEPDRADVELRSSWTPQLDGAHSLTPHLAAWQDLLGQVAGQPPLPPGVATLPVGRNL